ACTCCGACGATGTAGAGATGACCGTAGTGGCTGTCGAACGCGATGCCCTCGGGATCGGTGATTCCGAGACTCGAGGTATCGAAGGACACTACCTGGTCGTCCCCGCCGTCATCCGGCACCCCGTCGAAAACCCCGTTTGCCCCCGGCGAGATCTTGTAAACCTCGTCGTTCATGCCGTCCACGATGAACAGATCTCCCCGCCAGGTGTCGAAAGTGACGCCCTCCGGATCATGGCTCCCGAAAACCGCGGTATCGAATTGATCTCTCAGGTCATCGCCGGTCCCGAACTGTCCATCCGCGCCCGGATCCACCTCGAAAACCTCGACGATGTTGTCGTCGGAAATGAAGATATGGCCGCTCTCAGGATTGTAGGCCACCCCGGTAGGCTCATCCGAAAAAGAGAGGGTGGTGAATGTATCGAAGAGGCTTCCGGTGAGCGTCGTCTCGAAGACGTTGGCCCCGGCGTAGAGGGGCGTCTCGTTGACCTCGGAGTCCACGAGAAGAAGAGAGTCAGTCGAAGGCAAATAGACGACCCCGGACGTGTCGGGGCTCGGGGGCGAGAACTGTGACGTGTCGATCGTCTGGACCAGCGACGACGTCGCCGTCGCGATCGCGGGTGCTGGAGGCGGCAGAAAAGAAAGCTCGACGATCTCGTCGCCGCCATAGGAAATGTACAAGCTCGCGATTGCCGGGTCGTCGGTCGTGTCTCCGCTCGGCCCGAAGCTCATCCCCCGAGGCTCGTTCAGGCGGAGCGATGTGACGTCTCGTTCTGCCACCACCTCTCCCGTGGCGCGGATCTCATAGAGACGCGTCCCGGAAGAAGCCAGTACGTGCAAACGACCGACCGCCGGATCCCATGCCAGAGCCACCGGACCCGCGATGCCCAGACTTGCGAGGTCGATTGAGCTGCCCAACTCGGCACCGCCGATTGCACCGTCGCGGCTGGACGCGACGCGCTCGATCTGTCCTTGCGCGGAGTCGAGCACGTAGATTTCCCCGGTATCGGGGTCGATGGTCACCCCGCGGGGATTTTCCAATCTCAGGGACATCGCATCCCAGGTCCTCAAAGTGTCCGGATCGAGCCGCCCCTCGCTCCCGACGGCCACGTCGATCCACCGCTCGTGAGAGGGATCCAGGGCGAGCAGCCGGCCCGCGCGGCGATCGAAGGCCATATTGGCGGGATCGATGAATTCCGTGTCGATGCGGAGACCCGTCCCGCCGCCACGCGGCGCTCGCACCCATCCGATATCCCACAGGCGGCTCGTGGTTTCCGCGGACAGGGCCGGCACGAAGGGTATCGACCGCCCAACCGGGTCCTTTCGGACGCGCCGAACGACCCGAAAGTCCGCGCGCCCATCCTGGGCCAGACCCATCTGCGCAGGCGTGACGAGAGGAATCGCGAGGGCGACACCGAGCCCCAACAAGAATGCCGCGGGGCGTATGATGAGCGGGCGGGGCGAGCGATCTCCCGCTACATTACCGGTTTCGGAACCCAAGACGCCCCCCCCGCAAAAAGCCACTAAGAAGAAATCCACATCCGAGACGGGGCTGAAGCTATCAGCTTGGGGGGTGCTTGTCGCAGTCCCGCTCTATTAAGACGAGACGTTTCTTTTATATAGGATGCACCGGACGATTGTCAAGGAGCCCGATCGACGTTCCGTCGCTTCGCCCAGATGGGCTCGAAGCGGATCAAGCTTTACTGCCAGCCGCCTCTTCCTCTTCTTCGAGAGCCAGCTTTTCGTCCTCGGGGAGCACGTCAATCATTTCCCAGGCCTGGGGCTGTGGTCCGGGCACGATCCCGGCGATGTCCGGGTCTTCCCCGTAATCGGATTCGGGCTTGGTGCGCTCGGCTTTGCGCTGTGCGCGCCTTTCCGCCTTGAGCCTTTGCTTCTCCTGGCGGGCCCTCTCTTTTTGCCGTTTGATGAACGTCTGACGACTACGATTGGCCAATTGGGAAACCTCCTTGCAACGATCCGTGATCTCGCGCTAATCCTTTCCCTCCTGAAAGGGTTTGCTATACGCGAGCGAAGCCCGCGGAAAAACACAGAGTTCGTTCGCATTCTAATACAGCGAAACCCCGAAATCCAGAATCCGTGATTGACAGGAGGCGTCCCGAGGCGGTCCGGACGCATCCGCTCGAAGCGTCTCGACGTCTCATCCGGAAGAGCCTCCGGAGCAGTTTGATCCTGCCGAGCTTCCGACTTATCCTTCGCCCATCGGCCCGCCTTCACAGGAGTTTCTCATGAATGGGATTCGGACTCGCTTGTGCATCGTGTTGATCGGGTGCTGCGTTGCCGCCGGTGCGGGAGCGGAGAACGTGGATTTCCGAACCGAGCTCTTCGTCGGACTCGAGTGGCGCAACGTCGGGCCCGAGCGCGGCGGACGCTCGCTATCGTGCACCGGCAGCCCGGGACGGGTCCACGAATACTATTTTGGTGCCACCGGAGGCGGCCTGTGGAAGACGACCGACGGCGGGGTCACGTGGTTCCCCGTGACCGACGGCAAGATTTCGAGCTCGTCCATCGGTGCCGTTGCCGTCGCCGAGACGAACCCGGACGTCATCTACATTGGCGGCGGCGAAACGCAGCTACGAGGAAGCATCACTCAGGGTGACGGTGTCTACAAATCGGTCGACGGCGGCCAGACCTGGCGCCACCTGGGCCTCGAAGAAACACAAGCCATCGCCCGAATTCGAGTGCATCCCACGAACCCCGACATCGTCTACGTCGCGGCGCTCGGCCATCCCTACGGAGACAACGAGGAGCGCGGCGTTTTCCGCTCGACCGACGGCGGCAACACCTGGGAGAAGATCCTGTACGAGAGCCCGAAGGCGGGAGCGGCCGATCTCGTCATCGACCGTACCAACCCGCGGGTGCTCTACGCATCGCTCTGGCAGGTGTACCGAAAGGCGTGGAAGATGTGGGGGGGCGGAGCCGATTCGGGACTCTACAAGTCGGAGAACGGCGGCGACACCTGGGTGGAGCTGACGGGAAACCCGGGACTGCCCGAGGAACCGATCGGCAAGATCGGCGTCGCGGTCTCACCGGCGGATCCGAAACGCCTCTGGGCGATCGTGGAAGCGAACGAGGGCGGGGTGTTTCGCTCGGACGACGGCGGCGCGACCTGGCGGCGGACGAACGATGAGAGAAAGCTGAGACAGCGCGCGTTCTACTACTCGCGCGTCTACGCGGATCCGCAGGATCGCGAGACGGTGTACGCGCTCAACACCGGCTTCTACAAATCCACCGACGGCGGGGTGAGCTTCGATACCGTCATCCGCCCCCCGCACGGTGACAATCACGATCTCTGGATCGATCCCAACAACCCGCTTCGCATGTGCAACTCGAACGACGGCGGTGGAAACGTGTCCGTCAACGGCGGCGAGAGCTGGACCGAGCAGGACTATGTTACCACTCAGCTCTACCACGTGAACGTAACCCACGACGTTCCCTACCACGTCTGCGGAGCTCAGCAGGACAACTCGACCGTCTGCGTTCCCAGCGACGATTGGGACCATATGCAGGCCCGAGGTCCGAACCACGGCTGGTACTATGCGGTCGGAGGCGGGGAGAGCGGCTACATCACCCAGCATCCGACCAACCTCGATGTCTTCTACGCCGGGAGCCAGGGAGCGTTGCTCACCCGCTACGATCGAAGTAACGGACAGATTCGTGACATACAGGTCTACCCGCGTTTTTTCTCCGGCGAGCCCGCGAGCGCTCTTCCCGAGCGATGGCAATGGACGTTCCCCATCGTATTCTCTCCCCGGGACGAGAACGTTCTCTTCACCTGCTCGCAACACGTCTTTAGGACGACCGACGATGGGCAGAGCTGGGAGCGCATCAGCCCCGACTTGACCTATGCCGATCCCGAAACGCTTGGGGAGACCGGGGGCGTCGTCACCATGGACATGAACGGTCCGGAGATCTACGCAACCGTCTTCGCGCTCGCGCCCTCTCATCACGAGATCGATACGATTTGGGCGGGCTCCGATGACGGCAGGATCCACCTGACCCGGGATGGGGGGCGGAATTGGACCGACATCACCCCCGCCGATCTCCCCAAGTTCAGCCGGGTCTCGATCATCGACGAGTCACGTCATGCTCCCGGGACGATCTTCGTGGCGGCGAATCGCTATCAGGTCGATGATCGGGAGCCTTACGTGTTTCGCACTCGGGACTTCGGCCGAACATGGGCCAAGATAACGAATGGCATCGCTCCGGGTCACTTCGCCCGCGCGGTGCGCGAGGATCCGGTGAGAAAGGACCTGCTCTTTCTCGGGACGGAGCACGGCGCCTACCTGTCGTTCGACGGCGGCGACCACTGGCAGTCGCTCCAGCTCAACCTTCCCGACACCCCGATCCGCGACCTCGTGGTGAAAGACGCGGACGTCGTCCTCGGAACCCATGGCCGCGGGTTCTGGATTCTCGACGACATCGAGCCCCTAAGGGACCTCACCTCGGCGGTTTACAACCGACCGCTCACGGTTTTCGAGCCGGACCAGCCGACGATCCGCGGGGTCACGACCG
This region of Vicinamibacteria bacterium genomic DNA includes:
- a CDS encoding glycosyl hydrolase, giving the protein MNGIRTRLCIVLIGCCVAAGAGAENVDFRTELFVGLEWRNVGPERGGRSLSCTGSPGRVHEYYFGATGGGLWKTTDGGVTWFPVTDGKISSSSIGAVAVAETNPDVIYIGGGETQLRGSITQGDGVYKSVDGGQTWRHLGLEETQAIARIRVHPTNPDIVYVAALGHPYGDNEERGVFRSTDGGNTWEKILYESPKAGAADLVIDRTNPRVLYASLWQVYRKAWKMWGGGADSGLYKSENGGDTWVELTGNPGLPEEPIGKIGVAVSPADPKRLWAIVEANEGGVFRSDDGGATWRRTNDERKLRQRAFYYSRVYADPQDRETVYALNTGFYKSTDGGVSFDTVIRPPHGDNHDLWIDPNNPLRMCNSNDGGGNVSVNGGESWTEQDYVTTQLYHVNVTHDVPYHVCGAQQDNSTVCVPSDDWDHMQARGPNHGWYYAVGGGESGYITQHPTNLDVFYAGSQGALLTRYDRSNGQIRDIQVYPRFFSGEPASALPERWQWTFPIVFSPRDENVLFTCSQHVFRTTDDGQSWERISPDLTYADPETLGETGGVVTMDMNGPEIYATVFALAPSHHEIDTIWAGSDDGRIHLTRDGGRNWTDITPADLPKFSRVSIIDESRHAPGTIFVAANRYQVDDREPYVFRTRDFGRTWAKITNGIAPGHFARAVREDPVRKDLLFLGTEHGAYLSFDGGDHWQSLQLNLPDTPIRDLVVKDADVVLGTHGRGFWILDDIEPLRDLTSAVYNRPLTVFEPDQPTIRGVTTAAIQYFLGEPAEKVTVAILDAGGQPVDTFEGTESKAKDDAGSSFRIPPSTTPTTAAGMNRFDWNLRHKGATVFEGMIIWSGQPERGPKAVPGRYQAEITANGVTETVDFEVVVDPRLKGVTQADLEEQFQLAARIRDKTSAANEAVIEIRDLRDRIEQRLEATSNAELQRDGRELIEGLSEIEQALYQVKNQSNQDPLNFPIRLNNRLASLRRSVETGDAKPTDGAYKVFEELSRELDEHLSRLEEHLTTSLEVVNQRLASQGLETVERSR